One endosymbiont 'TC1' of Trimyema compressum genomic window, ACTTCCTTTGTTAATACTTACTTTGGCTTCTTTGAAATCAGACTTTTCTTTCTTTATATTTAATGGATACTTCCTGCTCACCTTTCTTAGGAACATGAATTTTATCTTCGTCCTTTACGTACTCGGCTAAATTAAGGCTTTCCAAATCCGCCTCCGCTAAAGGATCCGCTTTCTCCAACGCCTGAAAGACTCGATCCTTTTCCGATAATTCATAAAAACCTGGAGACCTAACTGCATCACTAACATAAACAATAACTCCCTTCTCTGTTTCTTCTTCCAGAATAATTTCCTCCTTTGGAGCAGTATTAACAACAAGTACGTCCCTCCCTCTTTGCCATTAATATGCTTAACCTGAAAACCTAAAAAACCCACTTCCAATAATTATTAATACTACAATTACAATTAAAATTCTCTGATGTTCTTTTTCAAGAGACATAAATTTTCCCACATAAAAAACCTCCTTGTGTTTCGTTTACACAAGAAGGTTCTATTTCTTTAATTTTATATTTTTTTACATTAAGACTCAATAACTTTACCTTTATGCCAAATTTTTTCCAAGCCGTATCGGCTTCTAGTTTCTTCTAAGAATAAATGCACAATTACATCGCCATAATCAATTAAGACCCAATCCTCACTGGCTTCTTTTCTTAACTTAAAAATCCCTTCTTCTTCCAGAGCTTCCTCACAGTAATGAGCAAACAACTGCTCAACCTGCTTTTTATTCATACCTGTAGCTAAAACAAAATAATCTGTTAGTACAGTAACATCCGTTACCTCTAATAATATAACATCAATTGCTTTTTTATTAAGAAGCACTTCCTTAATTTTTTTCCTTTTTCTAAACTTATCATCTGTTTACCTACACCTCTTTATTATAGGTTTCTATTGTTTCGAAATAAACCTTTTGATTATCCTTTATTAATTCTATAATTAAATCTTTAATCACATAGAGAAAACTCTTTTCTAATGAATGCCTAGAAACATAATCTCGTAATGCTTCAACACTAGGATAATCCCTTGTTTCTTCAATTGCGTCACTTATATAAAGAATTTTAGCTACTGAATCCATACCTGGTTTGCCCAGTGTATGACACCTAATTGCCGACAATACTACTGGGTCACTAATTAATTTTTCCATCTCAAAATAAGTAGCAGCAATTTTGCCGTGGAGCAAACTCGGCTTTTCATATTC contains:
- the rsfS gene encoding ribosome silencing factor, whose amino-acid sequence is MKEVLLNKKAIDVILLEVTDVTVLTDYFVLATGMNKKQVEQLFAHYCEEALEEEGIFKLRKEASEDWVLIDYGDVIVHLFLEETRSRYGLEKIWHKGKVIES
- the yqeK gene encoding bis(5'-nucleosyl)-tetraphosphatase (symmetrical) YqeK, with product MTYNDYLEQIDKEYAALATTMKKQLSRRRWQHVAGTAKKAYELSKQYGVNTYQAVLAAYFHDYFREVNKKAMIAMAKKYLLAVSDSEYEKPSLLHGKIAATYFEMEKLISDPVVLSAIRCHTLGKPGMDSVAKILYISDAIEETRDYPSVEALRDYVSRHSLEKSFLYVIKDLIIELIKDNQKVYFETIETYNKEV